In one Flavobacteriales bacterium genomic region, the following are encoded:
- a CDS encoding FAD-binding oxidoreductase — MPSIWESRAFHPRPDFTVVGGGIVGLFAALFHQRRFPRHNVVVLERGAFPAGATVRNAGFACFGSPSELLADIRQEGLDAALGRVEERWRGLQELRSELGDDRIGFEASGGHELYRADDPLYPQVAEGFDGLNRALWPVLGRTAFHWADERVGDLGLAGVAHLARTDLEGALDSGRLIRALLARVAEAGILVRTNAGVVAFEESTAEVLLRLSDGSALASEQVLVATNGFTPQLLPHLDVVPARGQVLLTAPLQGLRLKGTFHLDEGFYYFRDCEGGVLLGGGRNLDFASERTAEEGTTPLIQEALEQLLRETIIPGTPFTITRRWSGTMAFGSGSKSPLVERLSDRLGVAVRLGGMGVAIGIRVARRATELMAR; from the coding sequence ATGCCGAGCATCTGGGAATCGCGCGCATTCCACCCCCGCCCCGACTTCACCGTGGTGGGGGGCGGCATCGTCGGGCTCTTCGCGGCCCTGTTCCACCAGCGGCGGTTCCCCCGGCACAACGTGGTGGTGCTGGAACGGGGCGCATTCCCCGCTGGCGCCACCGTGCGGAACGCGGGCTTCGCCTGCTTCGGGAGCCCCAGTGAACTGCTGGCCGACATCCGCCAGGAGGGCCTGGATGCGGCACTTGGCCGGGTGGAGGAGCGCTGGCGCGGGCTGCAGGAGCTGCGGAGCGAACTCGGCGATGACAGGATCGGTTTCGAGGCCAGCGGCGGGCATGAGCTCTATCGTGCGGATGACCCGCTGTACCCGCAGGTAGCCGAAGGGTTCGATGGGCTGAACCGGGCGCTCTGGCCCGTCCTCGGTCGAACGGCGTTCCATTGGGCGGATGAGCGGGTAGGCGACCTCGGCCTGGCAGGCGTCGCGCACCTTGCGCGCACGGACCTGGAAGGTGCCCTGGACAGCGGTCGCCTCATTCGCGCCTTGCTGGCGCGCGTCGCGGAAGCCGGCATCCTTGTGCGCACGAATGCAGGCGTGGTAGCCTTCGAAGAGAGCACGGCGGAGGTGCTCCTTCGCCTATCGGATGGCTCAGCGCTGGCCTCTGAACAGGTGCTGGTGGCCACCAATGGCTTCACACCGCAGCTGCTCCCGCACCTCGATGTGGTGCCGGCACGGGGCCAGGTGCTACTCACCGCACCGCTGCAAGGGCTGCGGCTGAAGGGCACCTTCCACCTTGATGAGGGCTTCTACTACTTCCGGGACTGCGAAGGCGGCGTGCTGCTAGGCGGCGGCCGTAACCTCGATTTCGCCAGCGAGCGCACGGCCGAGGAGGGGACAACGCCCCTCATCCAGGAAGCCTTGGAACAGCTGCTGCGCGAGACGATCATCCCCGGCACGCCCTTCACCATCACCCGGCGCTGGAGCGGCACGATGGCCTTCGGATCTGGATCCAAATCACCGCTTGTGGAGCGGCTCAGCGACCGATTGGGCGTGGCCGTGCGCTTGGGCGGCATGGGCGTGGCCATCGGCATCCGTGTGGCACGACGTGCCACGGAGCTCATGGCGCGCTGA